One Loxodonta africana isolate mLoxAfr1 chromosome 4, mLoxAfr1.hap2, whole genome shotgun sequence genomic region harbors:
- the LOC135231365 gene encoding olfactory receptor 6C2-like, with protein sequence MRNGTVTSFILLGLTDDPQLQVLIFVFVFLTYILSVAGNLTIITLTFVDSHLRTPMYFFLKNFSFLEISFTSACIPRYLYNIATGDKVITYNACMIQVFFTDICGATEFFLLATMSYDRYVAICKPLHYVTIVSSRVCRILIICSWMAGFCVIIPLLSLCLNLEFCDSNVLDHFACDAFPLVKISCSDTWIIEQTVIVCAVVTLNMTLTCVVLSYGSIIRTIFRFPSVQQRKKALSTCSSHMIVVSITYGTCFFIYMNPTAKEEVIINKVVSLLISSVSPTLNPFIYTLRNNQVKKAFKDSFKRFISLSTK encoded by the coding sequence ATGAGAAACGGCACGGTAACATCATTCATTCTGCTGGGACTGACCGATGACCCTCAGCTGCAGGTTCTgatttttgtctttgtctttctcACCTACATATTGAGTGTAGCTGGGAACCTGACCATCATCACCCTCACCTTTGTGGATTCCCATCTGAGAACACCTATGTACTTTTTCTTGAAGAATTTTTCCTTCTTAGAGATCTCATTCACCTCTGCTTGCATCCCCAGATACCTGTATAACATAGCAACGGGTGACAAGGTCATTACCTATAATGCCTGTATGATCCAAGTGTTTTTTACTGACATCTGTGGAGCAACAGAATTTTTCCTCCTGGCcaccatgtcctatgaccgctatgtggccatctgcaaacccTTGCATTATGTGACAATTGTGAGCAGCAGAGTCTGCAGGATTCTCATTATCTGTTCTTGGATGGCTGGTTTTTGTGTAATAATCCCACTACTAAGCCTGTGTTTAAATCTGGAATTTTGTGACTCTAATGTGCTTGACCATTTTGCCTGTGATGCCTTTCCTCTTGTGAAAATCTCATGCTCGGATACATGGATTATAGAACAGACAGTTATCGTCTGTGCTGTGGTGACCCTAAATATGACTCTTACTTGTGTAGTTCTGTCATACGGTAGTATCATCAGGACAATATTTAGATTCCCCTCTGTCCAACAAAGGAAAAAGGCCCTTTctacttgttcttcccacatgattgtgGTTTCCATCACCTATGGCACGTGCTTTTTCATCTATATGAATCCTACAGCAAAGGAAGAAGTGATTATTAATAAAGTGGTTTCACTGCTTATTTCTTCTGTTTCACCAACATTGAACCCGTTTATTTATACCCTGAGGAATAATCAAGTTAAGAAAGCTTTCAAGGACTCATTTAAAAGATTTATATCACTCTCAactaagtaa